A genomic window from Micromonospora sp. WMMA1947 includes:
- a CDS encoding isocitrate lyase/phosphoenolpyruvate mutase family protein has product MDDQQTRAQRFRDLHRPGDPLILVNAWDALSARIVAAAGARAVATTSAGVAWSRGAPDGDVLARDTAVDVIRRVTEAVRVPVTADIESGYGDSPGEVAETITAVLAAGAVGVNVEDSRHDGGGPLRPVDEQVARLAAVRAAADRAGVPLYVNARVDTYLRRAGGVPETVARAEAYLAAGADGIFVPGTVEPETVAALAAAIPAPLNVLAGPGAPPIAELAGLGVARVSIGPAVAEAAYAVAQRAAAEVLGAGTYGALAGGLDFDALNELMRS; this is encoded by the coding sequence GTGGACGATCAGCAGACCCGAGCACAGCGGTTCCGTGACCTGCACCGACCCGGTGACCCACTGATCCTCGTCAACGCCTGGGACGCGCTGAGCGCCCGGATCGTCGCCGCGGCCGGCGCCCGGGCGGTCGCCACCACCAGCGCCGGGGTCGCGTGGAGCCGCGGCGCCCCGGACGGCGACGTGCTCGCCCGGGACACCGCCGTCGACGTGATCCGCCGGGTCACCGAGGCGGTCCGCGTGCCGGTCACCGCCGACATCGAATCCGGGTACGGCGACAGCCCCGGCGAGGTCGCCGAGACGATCACCGCCGTGCTCGCGGCCGGGGCCGTCGGCGTCAACGTGGAGGACTCCCGGCACGACGGCGGAGGACCGCTGCGCCCTGTCGACGAGCAGGTCGCCCGGCTCGCCGCCGTCCGGGCCGCCGCCGACCGCGCCGGCGTCCCGCTGTACGTCAACGCGCGGGTGGACACGTATCTGCGCCGGGCCGGTGGCGTACCCGAGACGGTCGCGCGCGCCGAGGCGTACCTGGCGGCAGGCGCGGACGGGATCTTCGTACCCGGGACCGTGGAACCGGAGACGGTGGCCGCGCTGGCGGCGGCGATCCCGGCGCCGCTGAACGTGCTGGCCGGGCCGGGCGCACCGCCGATCGCCGAACTGGCCGGGCTCGGCGTGGCCCGGGTCAGCATCGGCCCGGCGGTGGCCGAGGCCGCCTACGCGGTGGCCCAGCGGGCGGCGGCCGAGGTGCTCGGCGCCGGGACGTACGGCGCGCTCGCCGGTGGGCTCGACTTCGACGCGCTGAACGAGCTGATGCGGAGCTGA
- a CDS encoding helix-turn-helix transcriptional regulator: protein MTASVRPVPALLGLPVVAGITAGTCVIALAALGAAGHGGFATDPIGALALAVAAVAVSVAALRLARSGHRAAGRLATGLAASLLAYLGLAVLAVATVAAGHRWAGPAVAAWNSAWIPPLALLQLTASAAVRTGAATPKAHRYVGVVLGAATLVNALLTTATEPFDGLPTIAGESWRTALAPVGAAVTVLGVAALLLLPVTLWRAALGSHHTVRARLGVAAAATTAAPLTVVFCLLLAVARAPGDVEPSLGSVAFLVALSGAAVFAAACAVTAARGATEARRVGIVVRATGLAAAALLVVGAGTLVAAPGSSLGPTSVALVVSATTVVVGGGAWAGTGRLAALLTAAPAAPVTTRNGAEGTEAGSAAGTADVAEPAGVEVETAPDASGAAVRVPASAGAGAASVGGLTAREREVLAALAEGASNAGIAAQLVVSERTVDAHLRAIFVKLDLTPGGDTNRRVRAARIWLEHARQPR from the coding sequence GTGACCGCCTCCGTCCGCCCGGTGCCCGCGTTGCTGGGCCTACCAGTCGTCGCCGGGATCACCGCGGGCACGTGCGTCATCGCGCTCGCCGCCCTGGGCGCGGCCGGTCACGGCGGCTTCGCGACCGATCCGATCGGTGCTCTCGCCCTGGCCGTCGCCGCCGTGGCCGTATCCGTCGCCGCGCTCCGGCTCGCCCGGTCGGGCCACCGCGCCGCCGGGCGGCTGGCGACCGGGCTCGCCGCGTCGCTGCTGGCGTACCTCGGGCTCGCCGTCCTGGCGGTGGCCACCGTCGCGGCCGGCCACCGATGGGCCGGGCCGGCGGTCGCCGCGTGGAACTCGGCGTGGATCCCGCCGCTCGCCCTTCTGCAACTGACCGCCTCGGCCGCCGTCCGCACCGGCGCGGCCACCCCGAAGGCGCACCGGTACGTGGGCGTCGTGCTCGGCGCGGCCACGCTCGTCAACGCGCTGCTGACGACGGCGACCGAGCCGTTCGACGGGCTGCCGACCATCGCGGGGGAGTCCTGGCGTACCGCGCTCGCCCCGGTCGGCGCCGCCGTCACAGTGCTGGGCGTGGCGGCGCTGCTCCTGCTGCCGGTGACGCTCTGGCGGGCCGCCCTCGGCTCGCACCACACCGTGCGGGCGCGGCTCGGTGTGGCCGCCGCGGCCACCACCGCGGCGCCGCTGACTGTCGTCTTCTGCCTGCTCCTCGCCGTCGCACGCGCGCCCGGTGACGTCGAGCCGTCGCTGGGTTCGGTCGCCTTCCTGGTGGCCCTGTCCGGCGCCGCCGTGTTCGCCGCCGCCTGCGCGGTCACCGCCGCCCGGGGTGCCACCGAGGCCCGCCGGGTCGGCATCGTGGTGCGCGCGACCGGCCTGGCCGCGGCGGCCCTGCTCGTCGTCGGGGCCGGCACGCTCGTGGCCGCTCCGGGCTCGTCCCTCGGCCCGACCTCGGTCGCCCTGGTCGTGTCGGCGACGACCGTCGTCGTCGGTGGCGGCGCGTGGGCCGGAACCGGCCGGCTGGCGGCGCTGCTGACCGCCGCCCCGGCAGCGCCGGTGACGACGCGCAACGGAGCGGAGGGTACGGAGGCGGGCAGCGCGGCGGGTACGGCGGACGTCGCTGAGCCGGCCGGTGTGGAAGTGGAGACCGCGCCGGACGCCTCCGGTGCGGCGGTGCGCGTCCCGGCGTCGGCCGGGGCGGGCGCGGCATCGGTCGGCGGCCTGACGGCGCGCGAGCGCGAGGTGCTCGCGGCGCTCGCCGAAGGCGCCAGCAACGCGGGGATCGCGGCGCAGCTCGTGGTGTCGGAGCGAACCGTCGACGCCCACCTGCGCGCCATCTTCGTCAAGCTCGACCTGACGCCGGGCGGCGACACGAACCGGCGGGTACGGGCGGCGCGGATCTGGCTGGAGCACGCGCGACAGCCGCGCTGA
- a CDS encoding DUF6458 family protein, with amino-acid sequence MGIGTSIFLIAVGAILTFALNASVGGVDLDVVGWILMAAGVLGLIMTTLVWGRRRQVVTTTAEQPVEYRRVEERRDVAPPM; translated from the coding sequence GTGGGTATCGGTACGAGCATTTTCCTGATCGCGGTCGGCGCGATCCTCACGTTCGCGCTCAACGCCAGCGTCGGCGGGGTCGACCTCGACGTCGTCGGCTGGATCCTGATGGCGGCCGGCGTCCTCGGCCTCATCATGACCACGCTGGTCTGGGGCCGCCGTCGCCAGGTGGTCACCACCACCGCCGAGCAGCCGGTGGAGTACCGCCGGGTCGAGGAGCGCCGGGACGTCGCCCCGCCGATGTGA
- a CDS encoding IS110 family transposase, with translation MSMLADLVEVVIGVDTHKDTHTAAVLDARTGAVLARVRVNTDPDGYAELVALADEQSGLRAWALEGTGGYGAGLHRYLADAGELVVELDRPKRPTRRAGAKSDPIDAERAARDALARTRLTQPKTGPQRAALQMRLTARRAAVEAATAAQRQLHAMVITAPEAVRTRFRGQRTRTMITTAGRLRPTTAGGDIEAATALAVLRDLARRIRTLETEAASHETAIRMIVRSWRPDLLDLTGVGPIVAATVLTAWSHPGRCRNDAAFAMLAGAAPIPASSGKTIRYRLNRSGDRQLNRALHTVALSRLRYDEPTRAYADRRRAQGKTDREIKRCLKRYIARDLYRRLESPPQPLDAP, from the coding sequence ATGTCCATGCTGGCAGATCTGGTCGAGGTCGTCATCGGCGTCGACACGCACAAAGACACCCACACCGCCGCGGTCCTCGATGCCCGCACCGGTGCCGTGCTGGCACGGGTCAGGGTGAACACCGACCCGGACGGCTACGCCGAGCTGGTAGCCCTGGCCGATGAGCAGTCAGGGTTGCGGGCCTGGGCGCTGGAGGGCACCGGCGGCTACGGCGCCGGCCTTCACCGTTATCTGGCCGATGCCGGTGAGCTGGTTGTCGAGCTGGACCGCCCCAAGCGGCCGACTCGCCGGGCCGGGGCGAAGTCCGACCCGATCGACGCCGAACGCGCCGCCCGTGATGCCCTGGCCCGCACCCGGCTGACGCAGCCCAAGACCGGGCCTCAGCGGGCAGCGCTGCAGATGCGGCTGACCGCCCGCCGGGCGGCCGTCGAGGCTGCCACCGCCGCCCAGCGGCAGCTGCACGCGATGGTCATCACCGCTCCCGAAGCGGTGCGAACCCGCTTTCGCGGGCAGCGCACCCGAACGATGATCACCACGGCTGGCCGGCTGCGACCGACCACGGCCGGTGGCGACATCGAGGCCGCCACCGCGCTGGCAGTGTTACGTGATCTCGCCCGACGCATTCGGACCTTGGAAACGGAGGCAGCCAGCCACGAGACAGCCATCCGCATGATCGTGCGCTCCTGGCGCCCCGACCTGCTCGACCTCACTGGCGTCGGACCCATCGTCGCCGCCACCGTCCTGACCGCCTGGTCCCACCCCGGACGCTGCCGCAACGACGCCGCGTTCGCCATGCTCGCCGGCGCCGCCCCGATCCCTGCTTCATCCGGCAAAACCATCCGCTACCGGCTCAACCGCTCAGGCGACCGGCAACTCAACCGCGCCCTGCACACCGTCGCCCTGTCCCGACTGCGCTACGACGAACCCACCCGCGCCTACGCCGACCGCCGCCGCGCCCAAGGCAAAACCGACCGAGAGATCAAACGCTGCCTCAAGCGATACATCGCAAGAGACCTCTACCGACGCCTCGAAAGCCCACCCCAGCCACTTGACGCGCCATAG
- a CDS encoding 50S ribosomal protein L11 methyltransferase has translation MSELSAAFVRLHARLAPVAFVPEVLLHQADEPIGLWELTEGEFRSAQPPPFWAFAWAGGQGLARYVTDHPEVVAGRRVLDLASGSGLVAVAAARAGAAAVRAVEVDERAVAAVALNAEANGVRVDAELGDILDSDAGDAEVVLAGDVFYSEAMARRMLRFLLRAARAGARVLVGDPGRAFLPRERFHELAAYEVPVSEALESVRVKHTTVWELDPNPPGARR, from the coding sequence GTGTCCGAGCTGTCCGCCGCGTTCGTCCGGCTGCACGCCCGTCTCGCCCCGGTGGCGTTCGTCCCCGAGGTGCTGCTGCACCAGGCCGACGAGCCGATCGGCCTGTGGGAGCTGACCGAGGGTGAGTTCCGCAGCGCCCAGCCGCCGCCGTTCTGGGCGTTCGCCTGGGCCGGCGGGCAGGGACTGGCCCGTTACGTCACCGACCATCCCGAGGTGGTCGCCGGCCGCCGGGTGCTCGACCTGGCCTCCGGCTCCGGCCTGGTCGCCGTCGCCGCCGCCCGTGCCGGCGCCGCCGCCGTCCGGGCGGTCGAGGTGGACGAGCGGGCCGTCGCGGCCGTCGCGCTCAACGCCGAGGCCAACGGGGTACGCGTCGACGCCGAACTCGGCGACATCCTCGACTCCGACGCGGGCGACGCCGAGGTGGTGCTGGCCGGGGACGTCTTCTACAGCGAGGCGATGGCCCGCCGGATGCTGCGTTTCCTGCTCCGGGCCGCCCGCGCCGGCGCCCGCGTCCTGGTGGGCGACCCGGGCCGGGCGTTCCTGCCCCGCGAACGGTTCCACGAGCTGGCCGCGTACGAGGTGCCGGTGTCCGAGGCGCTGGAGAGCGTACGGGTGAAGCACACCACCGTGTGGGAGCTGGACCCGAACCCGCCGGGTGCCCGCCGCTAG
- a CDS encoding nitroreductase: protein MTTEYTGEQLRAAVADAVRAPSLHNTQPWRFRLVDGGIEVSVDPLRGLPATDPTGWGARIAAGAALFNLRLALAVAGTPATVRLRPYPADPDVVARLVPDVPRRPTPVEQSLYGAISHRFSNRAPFWPDPVPAEARWRLGEAARAEQCWLELVIGTSAVNAVAEVARSAHRVLERDPAYVAERAEWIRSEPAPDGVPIGAGGPQSEPQDLLPQRGFGGRNRAPGRDFEPEPLVAVLGSAGNTSADQILAGQALQRVLLTATDAGLSVSMLSQPIEVPAAREALRMSLGRFGTPQMVMRIGYGQPGRATPRRPVEEVLDLPVASA, encoded by the coding sequence ATGACGACCGAATACACCGGCGAGCAACTGCGGGCCGCGGTCGCCGACGCGGTCCGGGCGCCGTCGCTGCACAACACCCAGCCGTGGCGGTTCCGGCTCGTCGACGGCGGCATCGAGGTGTCCGTCGACCCGCTGCGCGGCCTGCCCGCCACCGACCCGACCGGCTGGGGCGCACGGATCGCCGCCGGGGCGGCCCTGTTCAACCTGCGGCTGGCGCTCGCCGTAGCGGGCACCCCGGCCACCGTGCGGCTGCGCCCGTACCCCGCCGACCCGGACGTCGTGGCCCGGCTGGTGCCGGACGTGCCGCGCCGTCCCACCCCGGTCGAGCAGAGCCTGTACGGGGCGATCAGCCACCGGTTCAGCAACCGCGCGCCGTTCTGGCCGGACCCGGTGCCGGCCGAGGCCCGCTGGCGGCTCGGCGAGGCGGCCCGCGCCGAGCAGTGCTGGCTGGAGCTGGTGATCGGCACCAGCGCCGTCAACGCGGTCGCCGAGGTCGCCCGCAGCGCCCACCGGGTGCTGGAACGCGACCCCGCGTACGTGGCCGAACGAGCCGAGTGGATCCGCTCCGAGCCGGCCCCGGACGGGGTGCCCATCGGCGCCGGCGGACCGCAGAGCGAACCGCAGGACCTGCTGCCCCAGCGCGGCTTCGGCGGCCGCAACCGCGCCCCCGGTCGCGACTTCGAACCGGAGCCGCTGGTCGCGGTGCTCGGCTCGGCCGGCAACACGTCCGCCGACCAGATCCTGGCCGGGCAGGCGCTGCAGCGGGTGCTGCTCACCGCCACCGACGCCGGGCTGAGCGTGTCGATGCTGTCCCAGCCGATCGAGGTGCCCGCCGCGCGCGAGGCGCTGCGGATGTCGCTGGGCCGGTTCGGCACCCCGCAGATGGTGATGCGGATCGGGTACGGCCAGCCGGGCCGCGCCACCCCGCGTCGCCCGGTCGAGGAGGTGCTGGACCTCCCGGTCGCGTCGGCCTGA
- a CDS encoding cytochrome P450, producing MLFRGWGESVDGQWPDTATVVDHVGVPHLVVTRHALVRQVLTDPVTFRPDNALDAVTPIPVAALRVLAGHRFRLPPTLANNGGASHPEIRGIVADALHPHRVAAQRRWLTGLVRERVAALAAELDAGRPVDLYAGLAADLPLLVLARLVELPDAPVGAVKDFARAALELFWAPLEESRQLALAAEVGRFHTVLREFAATGGGLAARLRDAGHSPDVVVGALFFLLVAGQETTSQFLTLLLHRLSGEPAVRAGLRAGTVAVDDVVEEGLRLEPPIVTWRRVAAVDTTLGEVAVSAGTSVVAWLARAGRDPAVVDAPGEFRPGQPGSRRHLAFGAGPHRCVGAQLARMEAAVVVAEATALLDGVTVVRPPWCPDNLTFRMPDAFVVRRA from the coding sequence GTGCTGTTCCGGGGCTGGGGGGAGTCCGTCGACGGGCAGTGGCCCGACACGGCCACCGTCGTCGACCACGTCGGCGTGCCGCACCTGGTGGTGACCCGGCACGCGCTCGTACGCCAGGTGCTCACCGACCCGGTGACGTTCCGGCCGGACAACGCGCTCGACGCGGTCACGCCGATCCCGGTGGCCGCGCTGCGGGTCCTCGCCGGGCACCGGTTCCGGCTGCCGCCGACGCTGGCGAACAACGGCGGGGCGAGCCACCCGGAGATCCGGGGCATCGTCGCCGACGCGCTGCATCCGCATCGGGTGGCCGCGCAGCGCCGGTGGTTGACCGGGCTGGTCCGGGAGCGGGTGGCCGCACTGGCGGCGGAGCTGGACGCGGGCCGCCCGGTCGACCTGTACGCGGGTCTCGCCGCCGACCTGCCGCTGCTGGTGCTGGCCCGGCTGGTCGAGCTGCCGGACGCCCCGGTCGGCGCGGTGAAGGACTTCGCCCGGGCCGCGCTGGAGCTGTTCTGGGCGCCGCTGGAGGAGTCCCGGCAGCTCGCACTGGCCGCCGAGGTGGGCCGGTTCCACACCGTGCTGCGCGAGTTCGCCGCCACCGGGGGCGGGCTCGCCGCGCGGCTGCGCGACGCCGGGCACTCCCCCGACGTGGTGGTCGGGGCGCTGTTCTTCCTGCTGGTCGCCGGTCAGGAGACCACCTCGCAGTTCCTCACCCTGCTGCTGCACCGGCTGTCCGGCGAACCGGCGGTACGGGCCGGGCTGCGCGCGGGCACCGTCGCCGTGGACGACGTGGTCGAGGAGGGGCTGCGGCTGGAGCCGCCGATCGTCACGTGGCGGCGGGTGGCAGCCGTCGACACCACGCTCGGCGAGGTGGCCGTATCGGCGGGCACCAGCGTGGTGGCGTGGCTGGCCCGCGCCGGGCGCGATCCGGCGGTGGTGGACGCGCCGGGCGAGTTCCGCCCGGGGCAGCCCGGCTCGCGGCGGCACCTGGCGTTCGGCGCCGGGCCGCACCGCTGCGTCGGCGCGCAGCTGGCCCGGATGGAGGCCGCGGTGGTGGTCGCTGAGGCCACCGCTCTGCTCGACGGCGTGACGGTGGTGCGTCCACCGTGGTGCCCGGACAACCTCACCTTCCGGATGCCCGACGCGTTCGTGGTCCGCCGCGCCTGA
- a CDS encoding PKD domain-containing protein: protein MTTIERGRWRRTAARLGVATVVAAAGVTVSAAPAQATATRTVAFFSMDEPASSTVLTDYSGNGRHGAIGDEVVTGALYAGATGHRFATHLPTDQEYVPGHVDLVPHSTDFNPDAGDFSVTIRYRTTYSFGNILQKGQGNTAGGYWKFEAPNGKPKCLFRGADGASRTGYTDVPISDGQWHTITCNRTSAYVEMYVDGVRTSRLNGPTGTIANTWPLSVGGKSQCDGTKVTCDYFAGDIDYVKILKGSGGPANQAPVAALTPTCSGLVCTFSGAGSTDADGAIQNHSWTFGDGDTTGTASVPTTSHTYAAAGTYPVTLTVTDDRGATGTATVDVTVAPVPERISFVGQATANANWTSHTVTVPSGVQAGDTLLLVLSQNTHTGTGEPTGVTGWTRLDRLDGGFATTTAWWKTASAGDAGTAVRVTLDSQAKGNLVLAAYRGVAPVAPVFARATDPASTAARITPYAPVTAAQSWAVSYWLHGDSTSTVLTPPAGVAVRSNTSQTGGGRVTGLLADSASSVPTGSYGGLTATGAAASTTTTTWTFVLPPA, encoded by the coding sequence ATGACAACGATCGAGCGGGGACGGTGGCGGCGGACGGCCGCCCGATTAGGGGTGGCGACTGTCGTCGCGGCGGCCGGGGTGACGGTCTCGGCCGCGCCCGCGCAGGCCACCGCGACCAGGACGGTGGCGTTCTTCAGCATGGACGAGCCGGCGTCGTCGACCGTCCTGACCGACTACAGCGGCAACGGCCGCCACGGCGCGATCGGCGACGAGGTGGTCACCGGCGCGCTCTACGCCGGGGCGACCGGCCACCGCTTCGCCACGCACCTGCCCACCGACCAGGAGTACGTCCCGGGCCACGTCGACCTGGTGCCGCACAGCACCGACTTCAACCCGGACGCCGGGGACTTCTCGGTGACCATCCGCTACCGGACCACGTACTCCTTCGGGAACATCCTCCAGAAGGGACAGGGCAACACCGCCGGCGGCTACTGGAAGTTCGAGGCGCCGAACGGTAAGCCGAAGTGCCTGTTCCGGGGCGCGGACGGCGCCTCCCGTACCGGCTACACGGACGTGCCGATCTCCGACGGCCAGTGGCACACGATCACCTGCAACCGCACCTCCGCGTACGTGGAGATGTACGTCGACGGCGTGCGGACCAGCCGCCTCAACGGGCCGACCGGCACCATCGCCAACACGTGGCCGCTGTCCGTCGGCGGCAAGAGCCAGTGCGACGGTACGAAGGTCACCTGCGACTACTTCGCCGGCGACATCGACTACGTGAAGATCCTGAAGGGATCGGGCGGCCCGGCCAACCAGGCGCCGGTGGCCGCGCTGACGCCGACCTGCTCCGGGCTGGTGTGCACGTTCTCCGGCGCGGGATCCACCGACGCCGACGGCGCGATCCAGAACCACAGCTGGACCTTCGGCGACGGGGACACCACCGGCACGGCCTCCGTGCCGACCACGTCCCACACGTACGCGGCCGCCGGCACCTACCCCGTCACGCTCACCGTCACCGACGACCGGGGCGCCACCGGCACCGCGACCGTCGACGTGACTGTCGCGCCCGTACCGGAGCGGATCTCGTTCGTCGGCCAGGCCACCGCGAACGCCAACTGGACCAGCCACACCGTCACCGTCCCGTCGGGCGTGCAGGCGGGTGACACGCTGCTGCTCGTGCTCAGCCAGAACACGCACACCGGCACCGGTGAGCCGACCGGGGTGACCGGCTGGACCCGGCTCGACCGGCTCGACGGCGGCTTCGCCACCACCACGGCCTGGTGGAAGACCGCGAGCGCCGGTGACGCCGGCACGGCGGTCCGGGTGACACTGGACAGCCAGGCGAAGGGCAACCTGGTGCTGGCCGCGTACCGGGGAGTGGCGCCGGTCGCGCCCGTGTTCGCCAGGGCCACCGACCCGGCGAGCACCGCCGCACGGATCACCCCGTACGCGCCGGTGACCGCCGCGCAGAGCTGGGCCGTGTCGTACTGGCTGCACGGCGACAGCACCTCCACCGTCCTCACCCCACCGGCGGGCGTGGCGGTGCGCAGCAACACCTCGCAGACCGGCGGCGGCCGGGTGACCGGCCTGCTCGCCGACTCGGCGAGCAGCGTGCCGACCGGCAGTTACGGCGGACTCACCGCCACCGGCGCCGCGGCCAGCACGACCACCACCACGTGGACGTTCGTGCTGCCCCCGGCCTGA
- a CDS encoding TetR/AcrR family transcriptional regulator produces MTRRAAEIRLDALLRTACEVIAERGLANTRTADVAEAAGVSQALVFYHFATKDRLLAQAFAYAVEQDLARLDAVLRSSAPPLAKLRRMLRLYAPTGRATSWSMWIDGWAESLRTPELEKLSRRLDLRWRQDLAAVISDGVAEGTFDCPDPAGAAWRISAVMDGLAVQLSVHERVITRRQIAEWIRLVAARELGLEPSQLD; encoded by the coding sequence GTGACGAGACGAGCCGCCGAGATCCGCCTGGACGCGCTGCTGCGTACGGCCTGCGAGGTGATCGCGGAAAGAGGGCTCGCCAACACCCGCACCGCCGACGTGGCCGAGGCCGCCGGGGTCAGCCAGGCGCTCGTCTTCTACCACTTCGCGACGAAGGACCGGCTGCTCGCGCAGGCCTTCGCGTACGCGGTCGAGCAGGATCTGGCCCGCCTCGACGCGGTGCTGCGCTCCTCCGCCCCGCCGCTGGCGAAGCTGCGCCGGATGCTGCGCCTCTACGCGCCGACCGGCCGGGCGACCTCCTGGTCGATGTGGATCGACGGCTGGGCGGAGTCGCTGCGTACCCCGGAGCTGGAGAAGCTCTCCCGCCGCCTCGACCTGCGCTGGCGGCAGGACCTGGCCGCGGTGATCAGCGACGGGGTCGCCGAGGGCACGTTCGACTGCCCCGACCCGGCCGGCGCGGCCTGGCGGATCAGCGCGGTGATGGACGGGCTGGCGGTCCAGCTCTCGGTGCACGAGCGGGTGATCACCCGCCGGCAGATCGCCGAGTGGATCCGCCTGGTGGCCGCGCGCGAACTGGGCCTGGAGCCCAGCCAGCTCGACTGA
- a CDS encoding NAD-dependent epimerase/dehydratase family protein — MRLLMLGGTGFVGGAVVTEAVRRDWQVTVFNRGVHGRVPDGVHRLRGDRTAPDGLAALTGGEWDLVVDTWDGAPRAVRDAASALVDAVPHYVYVSSGSVYAPPVELGTGEEAPTVAADADADDDGDYPANKAGGELAATRVFGDRALLARAGLILGPGEDIGRLPWWLNRIARGGEVLAPGPRDLPIQYVDVRDLATWLLDRGAEGVGGAYNVVGRTGHATMGDLLDAAVAATGSAATLRWTAPEPILAAGVEPWNDLPVWIPQGHEYRWLQERNVERAYAAGLVCRPVTETVADTWRWLREVGRVPDRAGRPARAPVGLAPEREAALLATLPA; from the coding sequence ATGCGACTCCTGATGCTTGGCGGTACGGGCTTTGTCGGCGGTGCCGTGGTGACCGAGGCGGTACGCCGCGACTGGCAGGTGACAGTGTTCAACCGGGGCGTACACGGGCGGGTGCCGGACGGCGTACACCGGTTGCGGGGTGACCGGACCGCGCCGGACGGGCTGGCCGCGCTCACCGGCGGCGAGTGGGACCTGGTGGTGGACACGTGGGACGGCGCGCCCCGGGCGGTACGGGACGCGGCGTCGGCGCTCGTCGACGCCGTGCCGCACTACGTGTACGTGTCCAGCGGCTCGGTGTACGCGCCACCCGTCGAGCTCGGCACCGGCGAGGAGGCGCCGACGGTGGCGGCGGACGCGGACGCCGACGACGACGGTGACTATCCGGCGAACAAGGCCGGCGGGGAACTCGCCGCGACGCGGGTGTTCGGTGACCGGGCGCTGCTGGCGCGCGCCGGGCTGATCCTCGGGCCGGGGGAGGACATCGGGCGGTTGCCGTGGTGGCTGAACCGGATCGCCCGGGGCGGCGAGGTGCTGGCACCGGGGCCGCGTGACCTGCCGATCCAGTACGTGGACGTTCGCGACCTGGCGACCTGGCTGCTGGACCGGGGTGCCGAGGGCGTCGGCGGGGCGTACAACGTGGTGGGTCGCACCGGGCACGCGACGATGGGTGACCTGCTCGACGCGGCGGTGGCGGCGACCGGGTCGGCCGCGACGCTGCGGTGGACGGCGCCGGAGCCGATTCTGGCGGCCGGGGTGGAGCCGTGGAACGACCTGCCGGTGTGGATTCCGCAGGGGCACGAGTACCGCTGGTTGCAGGAGCGCAACGTCGAGCGGGCGTACGCGGCGGGGTTGGTCTGCCGGCCGGTGACCGAGACGGTCGCCGACACCTGGCGGTGGCTGCGCGAGGTGGGGCGCGTGCCGGACCGCGCGGGGCGCCCGGCGCGCGCCCCGGTCGGCCTGGCGCCGGAGCGGGAAGCCGCCCTGCTGGCCACGCTCCCGGCCTGA
- a CDS encoding response regulator transcription factor, which translates to MIRVFLLDDHEVVRRGLADLLQSSGDIEVVGESGLAQEAARRIPALRPDVAILDARLPDGNGIDVCRDVRAVDSSIKGLILTSYEDDEALFAAIMAGAAGYVLKQIRGTDLVDAVRRVAAGQSLLDPAITTRVLERIRSGVEQPRELKSLTEQERRILEYVAEGLTNREIAGKMFLAEKTVKNYVSSVLAKLGLERRTQAAVLATRLLGKNT; encoded by the coding sequence ATGATCCGGGTGTTCCTGCTCGACGACCACGAGGTCGTCCGTCGTGGCCTTGCCGACCTGCTCCAGAGCAGCGGCGACATCGAGGTGGTCGGCGAGTCCGGCCTGGCCCAGGAGGCGGCGCGCCGCATCCCGGCGCTGCGCCCCGACGTGGCGATCCTCGACGCCCGGCTGCCCGACGGCAACGGCATCGACGTCTGCCGGGACGTCCGCGCCGTGGACTCCTCGATCAAGGGTCTGATCCTCACCTCGTACGAGGACGACGAGGCGCTGTTCGCGGCGATCATGGCGGGCGCCGCCGGGTACGTGCTCAAGCAGATCCGCGGCACCGACCTGGTGGACGCTGTCCGCCGGGTGGCGGCGGGGCAGTCCCTGCTCGACCCGGCGATCACCACCCGCGTGCTGGAGCGCATCCGCAGCGGCGTGGAGCAGCCCCGGGAGTTGAAGTCGCTCACCGAGCAGGAGCGGCGGATCCTGGAGTACGTGGCGGAGGGGCTCACCAACCGGGAGATCGCCGGGAAGATGTTCCTGGCCGAGAAGACGGTGAAGAACTACGTCTCCAGCGTGCTCGCGAAGCTCGGCCTGGAGCGGCGTACGCAGGCGGCGGTGCTGGCCACCCGCCTGCTCGGCAAGAACACCTGA